Proteins encoded by one window of Archaeoglobus veneficus SNP6:
- a CDS encoding YfcE family phosphodiesterase has protein sequence MKVVAVSDTHMVEPESVLRKLDADLIIHAGDFVSYDVYSFLSQEYDVRAVHGNCDDAKLKKELPEVTVFEVEGVRFGVKHMPEMPDFMDIYYLARELEVEVMVFGHIHAFYLKRGKPTILCPGTLKSGVYAEIELPSLDIRRVEF, from the coding sequence ATGAAGGTCGTTGCGGTTTCCGACACTCATATGGTTGAGCCTGAGTCAGTCCTGCGAAAGCTCGACGCAGACTTGATTATCCACGCCGGAGATTTCGTGTCCTACGACGTCTATTCTTTTCTTTCGCAGGAGTATGATGTTAGGGCCGTTCACGGAAACTGCGATGATGCGAAGCTCAAAAAAGAGCTTCCGGAAGTAACAGTTTTCGAAGTCGAAGGCGTCAGATTTGGCGTCAAGCACATGCCTGAAATGCCTGACTTCATGGACATCTATTACCTCGCGAGGGAACTGGAAGTTGAGGTGATGGTATTTGGTCACATCCACGCATTCTACTTAAAGAGAGGAAAACCTACAATACTCTGTCCGGGAACTCTGAAAAGCGGTGTTTATGCTGAGATAGAACTACCATCACTTGACATCAGGAGGGTTGAGTTCTGA
- the ku gene encoding non-homologous end joining protein Ku, with the protein MKATWKGSISFGLVSIPVKMYSATVTRELKFNLLHAKDGGRIRYKKVCEKCNAEVPADEIVRGYEISKNEYVILTDEDFEKIPLKSVKSIEIKQFFDPSELSVIYYNNFYYLAPEKGGEKAYFLLKEAMKATQSMAIGKVGMRGREHLVAIKAFDGGLLLAQLHYIDEIRNPAEVPGWGISVDVSEEELELAKQLILAMKKPLKLEEYKDEYKEALLKLIEAKLAGKEITITEEVTAAKSLMDALKASLEAVKES; encoded by the coding sequence ATGAAGGCTACTTGGAAGGGCTCAATATCCTTTGGCCTCGTGAGCATTCCCGTAAAGATGTACTCAGCAACGGTAACGAGAGAGCTAAAGTTCAATCTCCTGCATGCGAAGGATGGCGGGAGGATTCGTTATAAGAAGGTGTGTGAGAAGTGCAACGCTGAAGTTCCGGCTGACGAAATCGTTAGGGGTTACGAAATCTCGAAAAACGAGTACGTTATACTGACAGACGAGGACTTCGAGAAAATTCCGCTGAAGTCTGTAAAAAGCATAGAGATAAAGCAGTTCTTCGACCCCTCTGAGCTTAGTGTGATTTACTATAATAACTTCTACTACCTCGCTCCCGAGAAGGGTGGTGAGAAGGCCTACTTCCTGCTGAAGGAGGCGATGAAAGCAACGCAGAGCATGGCTATAGGAAAGGTTGGAATGAGGGGCAGGGAGCACCTCGTAGCCATAAAGGCGTTTGACGGCGGTTTGCTGCTCGCGCAGCTCCACTATATAGATGAAATACGAAATCCTGCAGAAGTTCCGGGCTGGGGTATTAGCGTTGACGTGAGCGAAGAGGAACTCGAGCTTGCGAAGCAGCTCATTCTGGCGATGAAAAAGCCGTTGAAGCTTGAGGAGTACAAGGACGAGTACAAGGAAGCTTTGCTCAAACTAATCGAGGCGAAGCTTGCGGGAAAGGAAATTACAATTACAGAGGAGGTTACAGCTGCGAAGTCACTGATGGATGCACTGAAGGCAAGCCTCGAGGCTGTGAAAGAATCTTAG
- a CDS encoding metallophosphoesterase, with product MRIGNVELTPEKAVIIENTAIIADLHLGFENVMQDYGVAFPRMQIRDIIANTRKILKKYDIERLIIAGDLKHEFSRNLPYEWEDVEAFLKAFSGVKIEVIRGNHDNFLAAILAKHGIELKESIDVGGWTVVHGHKECEAERIIMGHEHPAVKIRKGGLYSFPCYLHVKGEREIIVLPAFSPLMSGSDVLNIDSFLSPILHVNADDVEVYAVDEEVVYLGKVRDLRRVVGSLE from the coding sequence ATGAGAATTGGCAACGTGGAGCTCACACCTGAAAAAGCCGTAATAATCGAAAACACGGCGATAATAGCTGACTTACACTTGGGATTCGAGAACGTCATGCAGGACTACGGCGTAGCTTTTCCAAGGATGCAGATAAGAGACATTATAGCGAACACGAGAAAAATTCTGAAAAAGTACGATATTGAAAGGCTAATAATCGCTGGCGATTTGAAACACGAGTTCAGCAGGAACCTGCCCTACGAGTGGGAGGACGTAGAGGCTTTTCTCAAGGCTTTTTCCGGCGTGAAAATTGAGGTTATTAGAGGAAATCACGACAACTTCCTCGCTGCAATTCTCGCAAAACACGGTATTGAGTTGAAGGAGAGCATTGACGTTGGGGGCTGGACGGTTGTGCATGGCCATAAGGAATGCGAAGCTGAGAGAATAATTATGGGGCACGAGCATCCGGCGGTCAAGATAAGGAAGGGCGGTTTGTACAGTTTCCCCTGCTACCTCCATGTTAAGGGTGAAAGGGAAATTATCGTCCTTCCAGCTTTCTCTCCTCTAATGTCTGGAAGTGACGTTCTGAACATCGACTCCTTCCTTTCTCCGATTCTGCACGTGAACGCTGATGATGTCGAAGTCTATGCCGTGGATGAAGAGGTCGTGTACCTCGGAAAAGTCAGGGACTTGAGACGGGTCGTGGGCAGTCTCGAATAG
- a CDS encoding CGGC domain-containing protein — MGCERCMTAARERLGNFEKFDKVELIGIVSCGGCPGYIVPKLKLFNKWIDGFDEYDVVFIGNCIKTAINLGGCSLDLDKVVETVKNLTGKEVVVGTHPW; from the coding sequence ATAGGTTGTGAGAGGTGCATGACTGCCGCAAGGGAGAGACTTGGCAACTTTGAGAAGTTTGACAAGGTCGAACTGATTGGAATTGTTAGCTGTGGCGGCTGTCCAGGATACATTGTTCCAAAGCTGAAGCTCTTCAACAAGTGGATAGACGGGTTCGATGAATATGACGTTGTCTTTATAGGAAACTGTATAAAAACCGCCATAAACCTCGGAGGATGCTCGCTTGACCTCGATAAGGTGGTTGAAACAGTCAAGAACCTTACAGGCAAAGAGGTCGTGGTGGGTACCCACCCTTGGTAA
- a CDS encoding TIM barrel protein translates to MPLLFGTAGVPHASKDRSTAGGVKTISELGLDAMEVQFVRGVKMGETKAREVATMSEALGVALSVHAPYYVNLNSEDKFEDSVKRIVDSVRIGSIFNARSIVFHAAYYQKSSKERVYERVRKGIAKVLEYMEQHGIKTILRSETTGKATQFGELDELLRLSQELENVMPCVDFAHIHARYRRYNSYDEFCEILSKVEDVLGKEALKNMHMHVSGIDYGLKGEKAHLNLEESDFKYVELLKALKDFGVEGILICESPNLEEDAMLLKKTYQSL, encoded by the coding sequence ATGCCTCTGCTTTTCGGCACTGCAGGCGTCCCACACGCTTCGAAGGATAGAAGTACTGCCGGAGGTGTTAAGACCATAAGTGAGCTTGGTCTCGACGCAATGGAGGTGCAGTTCGTCAGGGGCGTTAAAATGGGCGAAACCAAAGCCAGAGAGGTCGCAACAATGAGCGAGGCTTTAGGCGTTGCCTTGAGCGTTCATGCGCCCTACTACGTCAATCTCAATTCGGAGGACAAGTTTGAGGACAGCGTCAAGCGAATAGTCGATTCTGTAAGAATTGGAAGCATATTCAACGCAAGGAGCATAGTTTTCCATGCAGCATACTACCAGAAGTCGTCGAAGGAGAGAGTTTACGAAAGGGTGAGGAAGGGTATTGCAAAAGTTCTCGAATACATGGAGCAGCATGGTATAAAAACGATTCTCAGGTCAGAAACCACTGGAAAGGCCACGCAGTTTGGTGAACTTGACGAACTGCTGAGACTAAGCCAAGAGCTCGAAAACGTTATGCCGTGTGTCGATTTCGCACATATCCACGCGAGGTACAGGCGATATAATAGCTACGACGAATTCTGCGAGATTCTGAGCAAAGTTGAGGATGTACTCGGAAAAGAAGCGCTGAAGAACATGCACATGCACGTAAGCGGGATTGACTATGGCTTAAAGGGTGAGAAAGCACACCTTAACCTTGAAGAATCGGATTTCAAGTACGTTGAGTTGCTGAAGGCCCTGAAGGACTTTGGTGTCGAGGGCATACTGATATGCGAAAGCCCCAACCTTGAAGAGGATGCGATGCTTCTTAAGAAAACCTACCAGAGCCTATGA
- the aroC gene encoding chorismate synthase encodes MVGNTFGHIFRVTTWGESHGKAVGCVVDGCPAGLDISSEVIQRELDRRKPGGRLATKRKEEDKVEILSGVFEGKTLGTPISMLIWNKDVDSRPYEEIKDLLRPGHADYTYLAKFGIRDWRGGGRASARETAARVAAGAIAKHLLARFGVKVGGYAKEIAGVSCNVDGMSFEEIVEKAEKSDVRCPDSEAAKLMEERIIEARREGDSVGGVVEVIVKNPPAGLGEPVFMKLDAYIAYAVMGIPAVKGVEIGAGFEAARMKGSEHNDPIVIKNGRIGFATNNAGGILGGVSNGDDIIVRAAIKPTPSISKPQRTVNFRTMKEEEIVVKGRHDPCIVPRAVPVVEAMVSLAIADAMMLQGLIPRCLQG; translated from the coding sequence ATGGTTGGAAACACCTTCGGCCACATCTTTCGCGTAACAACGTGGGGCGAAAGCCATGGGAAAGCTGTAGGCTGTGTCGTTGATGGCTGTCCTGCTGGCCTCGACATCAGCAGTGAGGTAATTCAGCGGGAGCTCGACAGGAGAAAACCGGGTGGGAGGCTTGCAACAAAGAGAAAAGAAGAAGACAAAGTCGAAATTCTATCTGGAGTTTTTGAAGGTAAAACACTCGGCACACCAATATCCATGCTCATCTGGAATAAAGATGTGGATTCGAGGCCGTACGAAGAGATTAAGGACCTGCTCCGCCCGGGACACGCAGATTACACGTATCTTGCGAAGTTCGGCATCAGAGACTGGCGTGGTGGTGGAAGAGCCTCAGCAAGAGAGACTGCTGCGAGAGTGGCAGCGGGAGCTATAGCGAAGCACCTCCTCGCAAGGTTTGGTGTGAAGGTTGGAGGATACGCGAAGGAAATCGCCGGCGTAAGCTGTAACGTTGATGGCATGAGTTTTGAGGAGATAGTCGAGAAGGCTGAGAAAAGCGATGTCAGATGTCCAGACAGCGAGGCTGCGAAGCTGATGGAGGAGCGCATCATCGAAGCGAGGAGGGAAGGCGACAGCGTTGGGGGTGTGGTGGAGGTAATCGTGAAAAATCCACCCGCTGGCTTGGGTGAACCCGTTTTCATGAAGCTCGACGCCTACATAGCCTATGCGGTCATGGGGATTCCTGCAGTGAAGGGTGTTGAGATAGGCGCCGGATTCGAAGCAGCGAGGATGAAAGGCAGCGAACACAACGACCCGATTGTGATAAAAAATGGTAGAATCGGATTTGCCACGAACAACGCCGGCGGAATCCTTGGTGGGGTATCAAACGGGGACGACATTATCGTCAGGGCTGCAATAAAGCCCACACCGTCCATTTCAAAGCCCCAGCGAACTGTAAATTTCAGGACGATGAAGGAAGAAGAGATAGTCGTTAAGGGCAGGCACGACCCGTGCATAGTGCCGAGAGCCGTGCCGGTGGTTGAGGCTATGGTCAGCCTTGCTATTGCTGACGCGATGATGCTTCAGGGTCTGATTCCGCGCTGCCTTCAGGGCTGA
- a CDS encoding UPF0175 family protein — protein sequence MRMVTTSVRLPKELLDELEKISREEGIDKGAIIRKLLTESLREYRVKKAMEMYREGKVSLWKAAEIAGITYREALEQLRLRNIPFRYDIEDLEADVRWAMK from the coding sequence ATGAGAATGGTGACAACCTCCGTAAGGCTGCCCAAGGAACTGCTCGATGAGCTGGAGAAAATCAGCAGGGAAGAAGGAATTGACAAGGGAGCAATCATCAGGAAACTCCTAACGGAATCACTGAGAGAATACAGGGTAAAGAAGGCAATGGAGATGTACAGAGAAGGTAAGGTGTCTCTCTGGAAAGCAGCGGAAATAGCTGGTATAACCTACAGAGAGGCTCTTGAACAGCTAAGGCTGAGGAACATTCCTTTCCGATACGACATTGAAGACCTCGAAGCTGACGTTCGCTGGGCGATGAAATGA
- the hsp14 gene encoding archaeal heat shock protein Hsp14: MRHFLDPFEELRRMHDRLNRMFEEFERFSRQFAPEELAVPAAMPVDVIDEGDKIKVVADLPGFNKEDIQIYVEDGDLVIRAERKEEKEERGKDFIRQERRYGEVYRRVSLPAEVKIEEAKASYNNGVLEIVLPKTEKAQKKEIKIE; the protein is encoded by the coding sequence ATGAGACACTTTCTCGACCCGTTTGAGGAGCTGAGGAGAATGCATGACAGGCTGAACAGGATGTTTGAGGAGTTTGAGAGATTTAGCAGGCAGTTTGCTCCAGAGGAACTTGCGGTTCCTGCTGCGATGCCCGTGGACGTAATCGATGAGGGTGATAAGATCAAGGTTGTCGCAGACCTGCCAGGTTTCAACAAGGAGGACATCCAGATTTACGTTGAAGACGGAGACCTTGTAATCAGAGCTGAAAGGAAAGAGGAGAAGGAAGAGAGGGGCAAGGACTTCATAAGACAGGAGCGCAGGTACGGCGAGGTTTACAGGCGTGTGTCGCTACCTGCTGAAGTGAAGATCGAAGAAGCAAAGGCCAGCTACAACAACGGAGTGCTCGAAATAGTACTGCCAAAGACCGAAAAGGCACAGAAGAAGGAGATTAAGATTGAGTAA
- a CDS encoding HEAT repeat domain-containing protein encodes MHTKICKDLQEYIESRRYREEWRKVVSYASELPRLMESEDCNVRKKAVYAMGKLTEEGYADFSALLQSALDDECEWVRGHAAEALGRLGIADERITELLKDGCPWVRHRAAEAAGRIAEVNPEFAKKTYKALIEKLKDRSSYVQYVAIEALRRCMKVLDESERREVEAALSSFSPEGSAESDPEASSRQQ; translated from the coding sequence GTGCACACAAAAATTTGCAAAGATCTCCAAGAATACATCGAAAGCAGAAGGTACAGGGAGGAGTGGAGAAAAGTCGTAAGCTATGCAAGTGAGCTTCCTCGACTGATGGAGAGCGAGGATTGCAATGTCAGAAAGAAGGCCGTGTATGCAATGGGAAAGCTGACAGAAGAAGGTTACGCAGACTTCTCAGCCCTGCTGCAATCCGCCCTCGACGATGAATGTGAGTGGGTTAGAGGTCATGCAGCCGAAGCTCTCGGCAGGCTCGGCATTGCCGATGAGAGAATAACCGAATTGCTTAAAGACGGCTGTCCGTGGGTGAGACACAGAGCTGCAGAGGCTGCTGGGAGAATAGCAGAGGTTAACCCGGAGTTTGCGAAGAAGACCTACAAGGCTCTGATCGAGAAGCTCAAAGACAGGAGTTCCTACGTACAGTACGTTGCCATCGAGGCTCTAAGGAGGTGCATGAAGGTTCTCGATGAAAGTGAGAGAAGAGAGGTCGAAGCTGCGTTAAGCTCGTTCAGCCCTGAAGGCAGCGCGGAATCAGACCCTGAAGCATCATCGCGTCAGCAATAG
- the tfe gene encoding transcription factor E encodes MNVTVMQSDELIRELIERVAGDVGLIIYTLRPKREFTDEELSAELGIEINDVRKSLFALYELGLAEYRRKRDDETGWMEYYWKINYDKQNEVLRRELLKTRRKLEEKLEMEEASVYYICVNGCIKVNYEEAMEFNFMCPRCGGFLEYFDTSLIVEKVREEIEKIDEMLSNLQ; translated from the coding sequence GTGAACGTGACCGTGATGCAATCAGACGAGCTCATCCGCGAACTCATCGAAAGGGTTGCTGGAGACGTCGGACTCATCATCTACACCCTCAGACCAAAGAGGGAGTTCACGGACGAGGAGCTCTCAGCAGAGCTTGGGATTGAAATAAATGATGTCAGAAAATCTCTTTTCGCTCTGTACGAGCTTGGACTCGCAGAGTACAGAAGAAAGAGGGACGACGAGACGGGATGGATGGAATACTACTGGAAGATAAACTACGACAAGCAGAACGAGGTTCTTAGGAGAGAGCTGCTCAAGACAAGGAGGAAGCTTGAGGAAAAACTCGAGATGGAGGAGGCGAGCGTTTACTACATTTGTGTCAATGGCTGCATTAAGGTGAACTACGAGGAGGCGATGGAGTTCAACTTCATGTGTCCGAGGTGCGGCGGATTCCTCGAGTACTTCGATACAAGCCTTATAGTGGAGAAGGTCAGAGAGGAGATCGAAAAAATTGATGAGATGCTGAGCAACCTGCAATGA
- a CDS encoding carbohydrate kinase family protein → MIAGVGPALVDHIYSIDSYPQRGGQAIVRNSVKEAGGAAANVIYGLASFGLPCRFYSTIGTDSDADFFISSLKKVGVDVRAAVTHPETGRVDIYVDSEGERTFFVHPNAAGSAAVSIPNGDYDEVEYFYLDPFPAANSFEIHLEIARKATERGKTVILNPGHPYSAMGFERLSELLQYTDIVILSLPEFEMLGGNAEKFLEFVDVLVVTMSEKGCKAYSDEKSVHCPAFRVKVVDTTGAGDAFSAGFLYGYVKGYSLEKCLKAGNFVAAYSIQHYGARTFPPVRDVDRVLSE, encoded by the coding sequence ATGATTGCTGGTGTAGGGCCTGCGCTCGTTGACCACATCTACTCAATAGACTCCTACCCGCAGAGGGGAGGGCAGGCTATTGTAAGGAATTCGGTTAAAGAGGCAGGAGGCGCTGCAGCAAACGTTATATATGGGCTCGCTTCCTTTGGTTTGCCGTGCAGATTCTACTCCACAATTGGAACAGACAGCGATGCGGACTTTTTTATCTCAAGTTTGAAAAAAGTCGGAGTTGATGTAAGAGCTGCTGTTACCCATCCTGAAACTGGCAGGGTGGACATCTACGTGGACAGCGAGGGTGAAAGAACCTTCTTCGTCCATCCAAACGCCGCGGGTTCTGCTGCTGTTTCAATCCCCAACGGGGATTACGATGAGGTTGAATACTTTTATCTTGACCCATTTCCCGCTGCGAACAGCTTTGAAATCCATCTCGAGATAGCAAGGAAGGCAACGGAGAGAGGAAAGACCGTTATCCTGAATCCCGGCCACCCCTACTCGGCCATGGGATTCGAAAGACTTTCAGAGCTGTTGCAGTACACAGACATTGTAATTCTCTCGCTTCCGGAATTCGAGATGCTGGGAGGGAACGCAGAGAAGTTTCTTGAGTTTGTTGACGTACTCGTCGTTACCATGAGCGAAAAAGGATGTAAAGCTTACAGCGATGAAAAGAGTGTGCACTGCCCGGCGTTCAGAGTTAAGGTTGTTGACACAACCGGGGCGGGAGACGCTTTTTCTGCTGGCTTCCTCTACGGTTACGTGAAAGGCTACTCGCTGGAGAAGTGTCTGAAAGCCGGAAATTTCGTTGCTGCGTACAGCATCCAGCATTATGGGGCGAGGACTTTTCCGCCCGTTAGAGATGTTGACAGGGTTCTTTCGGAATAA
- a CDS encoding molybdenum cofactor biosynthesis protein MoaE: MLVLGKDTEKGGEAECMASGRVAIVERDGELIKTDVGTFKADRVNLKNVLDFLADLGYDCAILKGFDDFEASEWETLKSLVEKVKRSEGSERCGAIGIFVGFVRKISDGKEVERLEYEKYDELYTEKLIDIEEKLKSYPGVVEVKIHHRDGILKPGEDIVYVVIMGGHRKDVWKPLEDSMELIKKELPIWKKEVFTDGEHWVHDG, encoded by the coding sequence GTGCTCGTTTTGGGAAAGGACACTGAGAAGGGCGGAGAAGCTGAATGCATGGCTTCTGGCAGGGTAGCCATCGTCGAGAGAGATGGAGAGCTGATAAAAACAGATGTGGGTACCTTCAAGGCTGACAGAGTAAATTTGAAGAACGTCCTCGACTTTCTTGCAGACCTTGGCTACGACTGTGCCATACTCAAAGGATTCGACGATTTTGAAGCCAGCGAGTGGGAGACGCTGAAATCCCTCGTGGAGAAGGTAAAGCGGAGCGAGGGTAGCGAAAGGTGTGGGGCTATAGGAATCTTCGTCGGCTTCGTGAGGAAGATATCCGATGGTAAGGAAGTCGAAAGGCTGGAATACGAGAAGTACGACGAACTTTACACAGAGAAGCTCATAGATATTGAGGAAAAACTCAAGAGTTATCCTGGAGTGGTGGAAGTTAAAATCCACCACAGGGATGGCATTTTAAAGCCGGGAGAGGACATTGTGTATGTTGTCATCATGGGGGGGCACAGAAAGGATGTGTGGAAACCCCTCGAGGACAGCATGGAGCTGATAAAGAAAGAGCTGCCGATATGGAAGAAAGAGGTCTTTACCGACGGGGAGCACTGGGTTCACGACGGGTAG
- the cyoE gene encoding heme o synthase produces the protein MPDARSFLEVIKPKQTTLLMVTCVVAYTIALKLYQKPFLPSHFAATFTATILAVAGTTALNMWLDSDIDALMCRTRHRPVPSGRLSPVGCALYGLVLFVAGFGLGLLVNAYLALVLLLGLFFDIIVYTIMLKRKSPYSIVLGGLAGAMPCLAGWTAAAGRIELAGILAAAIILLWIPAHIWYLSMYFEEDYRNARIPMLPLVVGMERASWAIVLSVAFMLVTVAVLFFVAPLSVLYFVTSTAVVSYFLYRAVKFALSPSREKAKQMYKLASITLGVVYLSMLIGTISG, from the coding sequence ATGCCTGATGCAAGATCATTCCTTGAAGTCATAAAACCCAAGCAAACAACTCTTCTCATGGTCACGTGTGTCGTAGCATACACTATTGCCCTCAAACTATATCAGAAGCCTTTTTTACCCTCTCACTTCGCTGCGACCTTCACCGCGACGATTTTGGCGGTTGCTGGAACAACAGCACTCAACATGTGGCTTGACAGCGACATAGATGCGCTGATGTGCAGAACGAGGCACCGCCCCGTACCATCGGGTAGGCTCAGCCCCGTAGGCTGTGCTCTTTACGGCCTCGTCCTGTTCGTAGCAGGCTTCGGCCTTGGGCTTCTCGTAAATGCGTATCTTGCCTTGGTTTTGCTCCTTGGCCTCTTTTTCGACATAATCGTTTACACAATCATGCTAAAAAGGAAAAGTCCGTACTCCATCGTCCTCGGTGGTCTTGCAGGAGCGATGCCCTGTTTAGCAGGCTGGACGGCTGCTGCTGGCAGAATTGAGCTTGCAGGAATTCTTGCAGCGGCGATAATTCTTCTGTGGATTCCCGCCCACATCTGGTACCTTTCAATGTACTTTGAGGAAGACTACCGCAACGCCCGCATCCCAATGCTACCCCTCGTAGTCGGTATGGAGCGCGCTTCATGGGCAATAGTGCTCAGCGTTGCGTTCATGCTTGTAACCGTTGCTGTTCTTTTCTTTGTCGCGCCCCTCAGCGTGCTTTACTTTGTGACTTCCACTGCCGTAGTTTCCTACTTCCTTTACAGAGCCGTGAAATTTGCCCTCTCTCCAAGCAGGGAGAAGGCAAAACAGATGTACAAGCTCGCAAGCATAACACTCGGGGTCGTTTACCTCTCTATGCTCATCGGGACAATATCGGGCTGA
- a CDS encoding RsbRD N-terminal domain-containing protein has protein sequence MIKFSEEKRKKILEDWQKLLLANYPVEPVIEITDYIEECTKALLGFVEAYYEGREVDVDEAVDDLMRFLATDKNLTPGESIAQLLHLKKLLLKTFPDMTIDDFVKISNAIDSLACKAFNKYMEAREHIYSLRVKEKDKTIEMMRKAMDLYEQYYGHLSLEP, from the coding sequence ATGATAAAGTTCAGTGAAGAAAAGAGGAAAAAGATTCTTGAAGACTGGCAGAAGCTTCTACTGGCAAACTATCCAGTAGAGCCAGTAATTGAGATAACGGATTACATAGAGGAATGCACAAAAGCACTCCTCGGCTTCGTCGAAGCATACTATGAAGGTAGAGAGGTGGATGTGGACGAGGCGGTGGACGATTTAATGAGGTTTCTCGCGACGGATAAAAATCTGACGCCGGGTGAGAGCATCGCCCAACTCCTGCACCTTAAAAAGCTACTCCTCAAGACCTTTCCCGACATGACTATAGACGACTTTGTAAAGATAAGTAACGCAATTGATTCACTCGCATGCAAGGCCTTCAACAAATACATGGAGGCCAGAGAACACATATACAGCCTGAGGGTGAAGGAGAAGGATAAAACGATAGAGATGATGAGAAAGGCCATGGATCTTTACGAACAGTACTACGGACACCTGTCACTCGAGCCATGA
- the ligD gene encoding non-homologous end-joining DNA ligase — MEDWFNRKIKPMLAVRGKPFSSDDYIYEIKWDGTRCIAFVDVGKKRLRLQNRRLIEIAYRYPELDFFDFESQNAVLDGEIVVFHNGKPSFPLLQQRDHVDSRLKIEILSKRIPAVYIAFDVLYTASDGWIMNLPLVERKKILDELAEEARRVTKSEFIEGAGVEFYRKAIEMGLEGVMAKRKNSTYQPGKRSAAWVKMKKRKTLDCIIVGWLEGEGVREGKFGSLVLALKSGDKLVHVGQVGTGFESDFIDWFYEKLKEIEISKPWFEAEFKRRVHWVKPVYVCEVEFLEVTEDGKLRAPVFLRLRDDKGPDECTVEGLYGLVD, encoded by the coding sequence ATGGAAGACTGGTTCAACAGAAAAATCAAGCCAATGCTGGCAGTCAGAGGCAAACCTTTCAGCAGTGACGACTATATATATGAGATAAAGTGGGACGGGACGCGCTGCATAGCTTTCGTTGATGTTGGGAAAAAGAGACTTAGATTGCAAAACAGAAGGCTGATTGAGATAGCGTATCGCTACCCCGAGCTTGACTTCTTCGATTTTGAGTCGCAGAACGCCGTGCTCGATGGAGAAATAGTCGTTTTCCATAATGGAAAGCCGTCGTTCCCCCTTTTGCAGCAGAGAGATCACGTTGACAGCAGGCTAAAGATTGAAATCCTCTCGAAAAGGATTCCCGCCGTTTACATAGCCTTCGACGTGCTTTATACGGCAAGCGACGGGTGGATAATGAATTTACCATTAGTGGAAAGGAAGAAAATTCTCGACGAATTGGCGGAAGAGGCAAGGAGGGTTACGAAATCTGAGTTTATAGAAGGGGCGGGAGTAGAATTTTACAGAAAGGCAATTGAAATGGGACTCGAAGGCGTGATGGCCAAGCGTAAAAACAGCACGTACCAGCCGGGAAAGAGGAGCGCCGCATGGGTCAAGATGAAGAAGCGAAAGACCCTCGACTGTATAATCGTCGGCTGGCTGGAGGGCGAGGGGGTTAGAGAAGGGAAGTTCGGTTCCCTTGTTTTAGCCCTGAAATCAGGGGATAAACTCGTCCACGTTGGTCAGGTTGGCACAGGCTTCGAGTCCGACTTCATAGACTGGTTCTACGAGAAGCTGAAGGAGATTGAAATTAGCAAGCCATGGTTCGAAGCAGAATTCAAGCGAAGAGTGCACTGGGTTAAGCCTGTGTATGTCTGTGAGGTCGAGTTTCTCGAAGTTACTGAAGACGGAAAGTTAAGGGCTCCTGTCTTTCTGAGACTCAGGGATGATAAGGGGCCGGATGAGTGTACCGTTGAGGGGCTTTATGGCTTGGTTGACTGA